A segment of the Leptolyngbya sp. NIES-3755 genome:
CTTTTCACCTTCTCGAAAAATCTTGTATTTGCGCTGTTCGAGTAAGGTCGCAAGCTGATCTAAGTCACCTTTGGGAAACTCTGCACTCAGAGCAAACTTACGAAATTGGCGCGGCTGACTGTAAAAGTTCCAAGTTCGGGAAAACCAGCGCAGTGCAGGTAATTGGCGCGTAAAAGTACAAGCTGTGAGACTTGCACCAAACAGAATGAGTAAGGCTAAATACCACCAAGTGCGATAGACATGATCAAGCCCTGCGATTAGCAAAACTTTCCAGGTTAGAAAGCCAAATAGTGCAGGATGTTCGGGATAGTTCGCTTGATAAAATGCGATCGATTGCCCTTGTTCGATCACCGTTCCCGCAATACTAAAGACTGCGATCGCGAGTAGAAGAACGATCGCTAATTTCAAATCTGCTAAAACGGGGAGTAATTCTTTCTTAAAATACCGTTTTGGAACATTCACCAATTCTGTAAAAGTCATAGTCTAAAACACAAATCGCGACATTAACGAAAACACACCAAATCCAACCAACAAAGCACCACTCGCAGGCGTAATCCAAGCCGACCATCGCCGCAGTTCCAATAGTTTTTTAATCGCTGCCGTGAACGTCCCCGCCAATATTAACGGGGCAACATAGCCAGCGGTGTAACACAGCAACAAGGAACCTCCTAAGATTGGATCTCCTGTCGATGCAATCCAAGCCAGAATCGTTGCTAAAACCGGAGTGCTACAGGGCGAAGCCACTAATCCGAATGTGACCCCTAAAAGATACGATCGCACTCCCGCAGGCAATTCATTAGAAATCCATTCCGTTCCCCCAATTGAAGGCATCGCAAACGGTAGAGCTTCTAATAAGTTCAAC
Coding sequences within it:
- a CDS encoding cytochrome C biogenesis protein, transmembrane region (similar to AA sequence:cyanobase_aa:LBDG_13600), with amino-acid sequence MFETLQTQLYELSQFADRLVSSQLAHITPVSIGVIFAAGLLTSLTPCTLSMLPITIGYIGGYEAKSRLQAAAQSTWFSLGLATTLAGLGIGATLLGKVYGQVGTGLPIVVSVVAILMGLNLLEALPFAMPSIGGTEWISNELPAGVRSYLLGVTFGLVASPCSTPVLATILAWIASTGDPILGGSLLLCYTAGYVAPLILAGTFTAAIKKLLELRRWSAWITPASGALLVGFGVFSLMSRFVF